In Candidatus Chlorohelix allophototropha, one DNA window encodes the following:
- a CDS encoding CoA-transferase subunit beta — MAEYSYTLTELMAVTAARQIKNGEVVFAGTGLPMLGAMLAQRTHAPDCCIIFEAGTMASRLAHLPMSVGDPRVMRGAATAAGLSEVFTYVLQAGRVDVGFLSGAQIDRYGNINSTSIGADHRHPKVRFPGSGGSGDIACLAQRTAIIALHEKRRFPAKIDYLTSPGWLEGGDSRHEAGLTRGGPHVVVTTKAVMKFKPVSHEMYLESYHPGLTAQQVSDDTGFPLDTQDAIETPIPSQEELRILRDVVDPDRIFLK; from the coding sequence ATGGCAGAATATAGCTACACTCTGACCGAATTGATGGCGGTCACCGCTGCCCGTCAGATTAAAAACGGTGAAGTTGTTTTTGCGGGGACAGGCTTGCCGATGCTTGGCGCGATGTTGGCGCAGCGCACCCACGCGCCCGATTGCTGTATCATTTTTGAAGCCGGAACGATGGCGAGTCGTCTTGCGCACTTGCCCATGTCGGTAGGTGACCCTCGCGTAATGCGCGGTGCGGCTACTGCGGCGGGTTTGAGCGAAGTGTTTACCTACGTGTTGCAAGCCGGGCGCGTGGATGTGGGCTTCCTCAGCGGTGCGCAGATTGACCGCTACGGCAACATCAACAGCACCTCGATTGGCGCAGACCATCGTCACCCCAAAGTACGTTTCCCCGGTAGTGGCGGTTCTGGTGATATTGCTTGCCTCGCGCAGCGCACCGCCATTATCGCTTTGCACGAAAAACGACGCTTCCCTGCGAAGATTGACTATCTCACCAGTCCGGGCTGGCTTGAAGGGGGCGACAGTCGTCATGAAGCGGGTTTGACTAGAGGCGGACCGCATGTGGTGGTAACAACCAAAGCGGTTATGAAGTTCAAGCCGGTGAGCCACGAAATGTATCTGGAGAGCTATCATCCCGGTCTAACTGCTCAGCAGGTATCGGATGATACGGGCTTCCCTCTGGATACGCAAGACGCGATAGAGACTCCGATTCCTTCTCAGGAAGAATTGCGGATTTTGCGTGATGTAGTTGACCCCGACCGCATTTTCTTGAAGTAA
- a CDS encoding CoA transferase subunit A — protein MSNKLIGLAEAAAMVPDGATISFGGFTTQRHPMAFIHELIRLRRRNLYLFGHSPGGDWDILIGAGCVKRVELAYEADEAFNTIGSRWRLAVERGQIEWEDYSNFAMVSRFTAGAMGIPFMPIRSLLGSDVLTKEVLTPEQRLADPRTASKKLEVMNSPFNTGEKVVLVPAIHTEFAVIHVQKASLNGVVRIEGQSFADVQQALCADTVIVTAEEIVDEDQLREEPERNLLPYFAVKHVCHVPYGSHPYAVFRYYDYDPRQLKIYHDGSDDDATFQQYLDKYVYGVKNHAEYLQVIGGEERLSGLKADPVYGYSPNLKRRRLD, from the coding sequence ATGTCGAACAAACTAATCGGGTTGGCGGAAGCCGCTGCTATGGTGCCTGATGGGGCAACCATATCCTTTGGCGGTTTCACTACGCAACGCCATCCTATGGCTTTTATTCATGAGCTTATCCGGCTCAGGCGACGCAATCTATATCTTTTTGGACATTCTCCCGGTGGCGATTGGGACATTCTTATCGGCGCGGGTTGCGTAAAACGGGTGGAATTGGCTTATGAAGCCGATGAAGCTTTTAACACTATCGGTTCACGCTGGCGTTTAGCGGTTGAGCGGGGGCAGATAGAGTGGGAAGATTACAGCAACTTTGCGATGGTTTCGCGCTTCACTGCCGGGGCAATGGGTATTCCGTTCATGCCCATCCGCAGTTTGCTCGGTAGCGATGTGCTGACAAAGGAAGTTTTAACGCCCGAACAACGTCTTGCCGACCCTCGCACCGCTTCCAAAAAGCTGGAAGTGATGAACTCCCCCTTCAATACGGGTGAAAAAGTGGTGCTGGTTCCGGCGATTCACACCGAGTTTGCGGTTATCCATGTGCAAAAAGCTTCTCTGAATGGCGTTGTACGCATCGAAGGGCAAAGCTTCGCAGACGTGCAACAGGCTTTGTGCGCCGATACCGTGATTGTTACGGCGGAAGAAATTGTGGATGAGGATCAATTGCGTGAGGAGCCAGAGCGCAACCTGCTTCCTTATTTTGCCGTAAAGCATGTTTGCCATGTTCCTTACGGTTCGCATCCGTATGCCGTCTTCCGTTATTATGATTATGACCCGCGCCAACTAAAAATCTATCATGATGGTTCGGACGATGACGCGACCTTTCAGCAATACCTCGATAAATATGTGTATGGTGTAAAAAACCATGCCGAGTATTTACAGGTTATTGGCGGGGAAGAACGGCTCAGTGGCTTGAAGGCTGATCCTGTTTATGGTTACAGCCCCAACCTGAAACGGAGGAGACTGGACTAA